From Zalophus californianus isolate mZalCal1 chromosome 16, mZalCal1.pri.v2, whole genome shotgun sequence, one genomic window encodes:
- the ACBD4 gene encoding acyl-CoA-binding domain-containing protein 4 isoform X9 yields the protein MGTENESPEPDCQKQFQAAVSVIQNLPKNGSYRPSYEEMLRFYSYYKQATMGPCLVPRPGFWDPIGRYKWDAWNSLGKMSREEAMSAYITEMKLVAQKVIDTVPLGEVAENMFAYFEPLYQVIPDMPRPPETFLRRVTGWREQVLNGDVGAAPEPPCLPREPAPPSPESQPPRDLDSEVFCDSLEQLEPELVWTEQKGAPGGEPDTRNSSMLPAEKEGSALGPQELDTWLVGTVRALQESMRDVQGRLRSLESMPGLPKQQRTPPSARPWPLRLSGPTVLFFLLWPFIVQWLFRQFRTQKR from the exons ATGGGTACCGAGAATGAAAGCCCAGAACCAGACTGCCAGAAACAGTTCCAGGCCGCAGTCAGTGTCATTCAGAACCTGCCTAAGAATG GCTCTTACCGCCCCTCCTATGAAGAGATGCTGAGATTCTACAGCTACTACAAGCAAGCTACCATGGGACCCTGCCTCGTCCCCCGGCCTGGGTTCTGGGACCCAATCGGACGATACAAGTG GGATGCCTGGAACAGCCTGGGCAagatgagcagggaggaggccatGTCTGCCTACATCACTGAGATGAAGCTGGTGGCACAGAAG gtgATCGACACAGTGCCCCTGGGCGAGGTGGCAGAGAACATGTTTGCTTACTTCGAGCCCTTGTACCAGGTGATCCCCGATATGCCGAGGCCCCCGGAAACCTTCCTGAGAAGGGTCACAG GTTGGAGAGAGCAGGTACTGAATGGAGATGTTGGGGCTGCCCcagagcctccctgcctccccagggaACCAGCACCCCCAAGTCCAG AGTCCCAGCCACCTAGGGACCTGGACTCCGAGGTTTTCTGTGATTCCCTGGAGCAACTGGAACCTGAGCTG GTTTGGACAGAGCAGAAGGGAGCCCCTGGAGGAGAGCCTGACACCAGAAACAGCTCCATGCTCCCTGCAGAGAAAG agggcAGCGCACTGGGGCCCCAGGAATTGGACACGTGGCTGGTGGGGACAGTTCGGGCACTGCAAGAGAGCATGCGGGATGTCCAGGGGAGACTGCGGAGCCTAGAGAGCATGCCCGGCCTCCCCAAGCAG CAGAGGACCCCGCCCAGTGCCCGGCCATGGCCCCTCAGGCTCTCGGGTCCCACGgtgctcttcttcctcctgtgGCCCTTCATCGTCCAGTGGCTCTTCCGACAGTTTCGGACCCAGAAGAGGTGA